The following DNA comes from Thermoanaerobaculales bacterium.
GGCCGCGGGCAGCCTGGCCGAGCGGGCGCTCGGCACGATCCTCGACAACGTCGCCTTGGCGCGGGAGATCTCGTCGCCGATCTGCCAGGACACCGGGACGCCGGTGGTGTGGGTCCACCACCCCGCGGGCGTCAGCACCCGGAAGCTCGAGGCCGACTTCGTCGAGGCGGTGCGGCAGGCGACCGGCCGCAGCTACCTGCGGCCCAACGCGGTCGACACCCTGACCGGCAAGAACACCGGCCACGGCACCGGCCGCGGCATCCCCTACCTGCACTTCGAGGAGTGGGACGAGGACCGGGTCGAGGTGCGGATGATCTTGAAGGGTGGGGGCAGCGAGAACTGCGGGACCCAGTACAAGCTGCCCGACGGCAAGCTGAAGGCGGGCCGCGACCTCGAGGGCGTGCGCCGGGCGGTGCTCGACGCCGCCTTTCAGGCCCAGGGCAAGGGCTGCGCACCGGGCGTGCTCGGGGTGTGCATCGGCGGCGACCGCGTGTCGGCCTACAACGAGACCAAGCGGCAGCTGCTGCGGCCGCTCGAGGACGTCAACCCGAACCCCGAGCTGGCCGCGCTCGAGGCGCGGATCCTCGACGAGGCCAACAC
Coding sequences within:
- a CDS encoding fumarate hydratase, producing the protein MAEQPSRVETFVELIRRAAVDLPADVEGALAAGRQAEAAGSLAERALGTILDNVALAREISSPICQDTGTPVVWVHHPAGVSTRKLEADFVEAVRQATGRSYLRPNAVDTLTGKNTGHGTGRGIPYLHFEEWDEDRVEVRMILKGGGSENCGTQYKLPDGKLKAGRDLEGVRRAVLDAAFQAQGKGCAPGVLGVCIGGDRVSAYNETKRQLLRPLEDVNPNPELAALEARILDEANTLGIGPMGFGGRTTLLGVKIGVLDRLPACYFVTVSYMCWADRRAGVSIDSGGQATWLS